Proteins from a genomic interval of bacterium:
- a CDS encoding TetR/AcrR family transcriptional regulator — protein sequence MTKKETPAAGDAVGARKERKLEHLLSVAAGLMAEQGYAQTTIRDVSRRTGYSLAGMYYYFENKEDLLYQIQHRTFASLLAAQERVVAGPATPEEKLRQLVDNHLVHFSRYASELKVCTFELQTLEADRYGTIAELRRRYFKCVASVIAGIIGGSDPAAVRRYTLLIFGMLNWIFMWYDPARDGDVSTLGEEMMALVAGGLPGWQSDRARKDGV from the coding sequence ATGACCAAGAAGGAGACGCCCGCCGCGGGTGACGCAGTCGGTGCCCGCAAGGAGCGCAAGCTGGAGCATCTGCTTTCCGTGGCCGCGGGCCTGATGGCCGAGCAGGGCTATGCGCAGACCACGATCCGTGACGTCTCGCGCAGGACGGGCTACAGCTTGGCCGGCATGTACTACTACTTCGAGAACAAGGAGGACCTGCTCTACCAGATCCAGCATCGCACCTTCGCCTCCTTGCTGGCCGCGCAGGAACGCGTTGTGGCCGGTCCAGCAACGCCGGAGGAGAAGCTGCGCCAGCTGGTGGACAACCACCTCGTTCACTTCTCGCGGTACGCGAGTGAACTCAAGGTCTGCACCTTCGAACTGCAGACACTCGAGGCCGACCGCTACGGCACCATCGCCGAGCTGCGCCGGCGCTACTTCAAGTGCGTGGCCAGCGTCATCGCGGGAATCATCGGCGGCAGCGATCCGGCTGCCGTGCGCCGGTACACGCTCCTGATCTTCGGCATGCTCAACTGGATCTTCATGTGGTACGACCCCGCGCGCGATGGCGACGTATCCACGCTGGGGGAGGAAATGATGGCGCTGGTCGCGGGCGGCTTGCCGGGATGGCAGAGCGACCGCGCGAGGAAGGACGGCGTATGA
- a CDS encoding SDR family oxidoreductase, producing the protein MKLGLEGQVALVTGGSRGIGAAIALEFARQGCDVALTCRGRLADAQAVAARVEALGRRALAVQTDVADLAAAEGTVGRVVNELGRLDILVCNAGITWDGVIWKMTEEQWDAVIDTNLKGYFTYNRAAAQVFKEQRRGKIVNVSSINGMRGKFAQSNYAAAKGGNIALTKTLARELGKFDVNVNAVAPGLVMTELAANMPQEFLNKAMNETVLGRIATAEEVAYVVVFLCSEFARHITGEVIKIDGGQYI; encoded by the coding sequence ATGAAGCTCGGACTGGAGGGCCAGGTTGCCCTCGTCACCGGCGGCAGTCGCGGTATCGGCGCTGCGATTGCGCTGGAATTCGCCCGCCAAGGCTGCGATGTGGCGCTGACCTGTCGTGGCCGGCTGGCCGATGCGCAGGCGGTTGCCGCGCGTGTCGAGGCGCTGGGCCGCCGCGCCCTGGCCGTGCAGACGGACGTCGCCGATCTCGCCGCAGCTGAAGGCACCGTCGGCCGCGTCGTGAACGAGCTTGGCCGCCTGGACATCCTCGTCTGCAACGCGGGCATCACCTGGGACGGCGTCATCTGGAAGATGACAGAGGAGCAATGGGACGCGGTGATCGACACCAATCTCAAGGGTTACTTCACCTACAACCGCGCGGCAGCGCAGGTGTTCAAGGAGCAGCGGCGCGGCAAGATCGTGAACGTCTCGTCCATCAACGGCATGCGTGGCAAGTTCGCCCAGTCGAACTACGCTGCCGCCAAGGGCGGCAACATCGCCCTCACCAAGACCCTGGCGCGCGAGCTCGGCAAGTTCGACGTCAACGTGAACGCGGTCGCACCCGGCTTGGTGATGACGGAGTTGGCTGCGAACATGCCCCAGGAGTTCCTGAACAAGGCGATGAACGAGACGGTGCTGGGGCGGATCGCCACGGCGGAGGAGGTGGCCTATGTGGTCGTTTTCCTCTGTTCCGAGTTCGCCCGGCACATCACGGGCGAAGTGATCAAGATAGACGGCGGCCAGTACATCTAG
- a CDS encoding thiolase domain-containing protein → MARVGVVGIGHGVFGRRSDASVQELAFEAFRLALADAALEPAAIEATVIAAVPEYHKQRSIAGVVQEYLNLNPKPAWLTEVACASGSAAIRTAWMAIASGLHEVVAVIGCQKMTELDTPEILALMGRVGDVQWESTFGTTFPGYYALFARRHMHEFGTTAEQLALVAVKNHHYGALNEKALFRKEITLEKALASDPVASPMRVYDCCANADGAACLVFAAERRARAISRHPVWLDGVGCATASMSVLRRPDLTGLPSAVEASRQAHAMAGSTPRQVKVAEVHDCFTIAEIMAYEDLGFCAKGEGGAFIADRQAYIGGATPVNVDGGLKAKGHPIGATGVSMACEIVNQLRGEGSKRQVPDADLGLTHNVGGIGQYCFVNVYRRD, encoded by the coding sequence ATGGCACGCGTGGGAGTGGTCGGCATCGGGCACGGCGTTTTCGGGCGGCGCAGCGACGCTTCAGTGCAGGAGCTGGCCTTCGAGGCCTTCCGGCTGGCGCTGGCGGACGCTGCGCTCGAACCGGCGGCGATCGAGGCGACGGTGATCGCGGCCGTACCCGAGTACCACAAGCAGCGCTCGATCGCCGGGGTGGTGCAGGAGTATCTCAACCTGAACCCGAAGCCGGCCTGGTTGACGGAGGTGGCCTGCGCCTCGGGATCGGCGGCAATCCGCACGGCCTGGATGGCGATCGCCTCGGGCCTGCACGAGGTCGTGGCGGTGATCGGCTGCCAGAAGATGACCGAGCTGGACACCCCGGAGATCCTTGCCCTCATGGGACGCGTCGGGGACGTGCAGTGGGAGTCCACCTTCGGCACGACCTTCCCCGGCTACTACGCCCTCTTCGCGCGGCGGCACATGCACGAGTTTGGCACCACCGCCGAGCAACTCGCCCTGGTCGCGGTCAAGAACCACCACTACGGCGCTCTGAACGAGAAAGCGCTCTTCCGCAAGGAGATCACGCTGGAGAAAGCCCTCGCCTCGGATCCCGTGGCCTCGCCCATGCGCGTCTACGACTGCTGCGCGAACGCCGACGGCGCCGCGTGTCTGGTTTTCGCAGCGGAGCGGCGCGCGCGCGCGATCAGCCGGCACCCGGTGTGGCTCGATGGCGTCGGCTGCGCCACGGCCAGCATGTCCGTGCTGCGGCGCCCCGATCTGACAGGGCTACCCTCGGCGGTGGAGGCCTCCCGCCAGGCGCATGCCATGGCGGGCAGCACGCCCCGCCAGGTGAAGGTAGCCGAGGTGCACGACTGCTTCACGATCGCGGAGATCATGGCCTACGAGGACTTGGGCTTCTGCGCCAAGGGCGAGGGCGGCGCCTTCATCGCCGACCGCCAAGCCTACATCGGCGGCGCCACGCCGGTGAACGTGGACGGCGGACTCAAGGCCAAGGGCCATCCGATCGGCGCTACCGGTGTCTCCATGGCCTGCGAGATCGTCAACCAGCTGCGCGGCGAGGGCAGCAAACGCCAGGTACCGGACGCCGATCTCGGGCTTACCCACAACGTGGGCGGGATCGGCCAGTACTGCTTCGTCAACGTCTACCGGAGGGACTAG